One region of Lagopus muta isolate bLagMut1 chromosome 13, bLagMut1 primary, whole genome shotgun sequence genomic DNA includes:
- the ZC4H2 gene encoding zinc finger C4H2 domain-containing protein isoform X1 produces the protein MADEQEIMCKLESIKEIRNKTLQMEKIKARLKAEFEALESEERHLKEYKQEMDLLLQEKMAHVEELRLIHADINVMENTIKQSENDLNKLLESTRRLHEEYKPLKEHVDALRMTLGLQRLPDLCEEEEKLSLDYFEKQKAEWQTEPQEPPIPESLAAAAAAAQQLQVARKQDTRQTATFRQQPPPMKACLSCHQQIHRNAPICPLCKAKSRSRNPKKPKRKQDE, from the exons ATGGCAGATGAGCAAGAGATCATGTGCAAACTCGAGAGCATCAAGGAGATCAG AAATAAGActttgcagatggaaaaaataaaggcacGTCTAAAAGCAGAGTTTGAAGCCCTGGAGTCTGAGGAGAGGCACCTGAAAGAATACAAACAAGAAATGGACCTGCTGCTGCAAGAGAAGATGGCGCATGTGGAGGAGCTGCGTCTGATCCACGCTGATATTAATGTG aTGGAGAATACTATCAAGCAGTCTGAGAATGATCTCAATAAACTCTTGGAATCTACTCGTCGCCTGCATGAGGAGTACAAACCCCTAAAGGAGCATGTAGATGCTCTGCGAATGACACTGGGCTTGCAGAGGCTGCCAGACTTGtgtgaggaagaggagaaactgTCCCTTGA CtactttgaaaagcagaaagctgaatGGCAGACAGAACCACAGGAGCCTCCCATCCCAGAgtctctggctgcagctgcagcagctgcccaaCAGCTGCAAGTGGCTAGGAAGCAAGATACCAGACAGACAGCAACGTTTAGACAACAGCCACCTCCAATGAAG GCCTGTTTATCCTGTCACCAGCAAATTCATCGGAATGCACCAATATGTCCACTCTGCAAGGCAAAAAGCCGATCTCGGAATCCCAAAAAGCCCAAAAGGAAACAGGATGAATGA
- the ZC4H2 gene encoding zinc finger C4H2 domain-containing protein isoform X2 has translation MCAETEICERNKTLQMEKIKARLKAEFEALESEERHLKEYKQEMDLLLQEKMAHVEELRLIHADINVMENTIKQSENDLNKLLESTRRLHEEYKPLKEHVDALRMTLGLQRLPDLCEEEEKLSLDYFEKQKAEWQTEPQEPPIPESLAAAAAAAQQLQVARKQDTRQTATFRQQPPPMKACLSCHQQIHRNAPICPLCKAKSRSRNPKKPKRKQDE, from the exons ATGtgtgcagaaacagaaatatgtgAAAG AAATAAGActttgcagatggaaaaaataaaggcacGTCTAAAAGCAGAGTTTGAAGCCCTGGAGTCTGAGGAGAGGCACCTGAAAGAATACAAACAAGAAATGGACCTGCTGCTGCAAGAGAAGATGGCGCATGTGGAGGAGCTGCGTCTGATCCACGCTGATATTAATGTG aTGGAGAATACTATCAAGCAGTCTGAGAATGATCTCAATAAACTCTTGGAATCTACTCGTCGCCTGCATGAGGAGTACAAACCCCTAAAGGAGCATGTAGATGCTCTGCGAATGACACTGGGCTTGCAGAGGCTGCCAGACTTGtgtgaggaagaggagaaactgTCCCTTGA CtactttgaaaagcagaaagctgaatGGCAGACAGAACCACAGGAGCCTCCCATCCCAGAgtctctggctgcagctgcagcagctgcccaaCAGCTGCAAGTGGCTAGGAAGCAAGATACCAGACAGACAGCAACGTTTAGACAACAGCCACCTCCAATGAAG GCCTGTTTATCCTGTCACCAGCAAATTCATCGGAATGCACCAATATGTCCACTCTGCAAGGCAAAAAGCCGATCTCGGAATCCCAAAAAGCCCAAAAGGAAACAGGATGAATGA